A stretch of Chitinophaga caeni DNA encodes these proteins:
- a CDS encoding ABC transporter ATP-binding protein: MTSILKTEGLSHKYSNTWAIRDINIEIGQTGITGLLGSNGAGKSTMMNIICGVLHQLEGSVYINGVNLNQEPETAKKYIGFLPQTPPLYSDLTIDEYLSYCAELRFMNKGSIKQAVEEVKERCGISHFSSRLIKNLSGGYRQRVGIAQAIIHKPKLVVLDEPTNGLDPNQLLEARKLIKEIAQDHAVLLSSHILSEINLLCKDIIMIESGKIIFSDTMDAFDNYMQPQRVILKLENPPMKEEILKIPGVTGVTSLNSKELAIEFDGDLEISERLVASSVANNWRLRELRVEKRLLDDTFKLLSATNS, from the coding sequence ATGACTAGTATATTAAAAACCGAAGGATTGTCTCATAAATACTCTAATACCTGGGCTATACGGGATATCAATATAGAGATAGGACAAACCGGTATCACGGGATTGCTCGGTTCAAATGGAGCCGGAAAATCTACCATGATGAACATTATATGCGGGGTTCTCCATCAACTGGAAGGCAGCGTGTATATAAACGGGGTAAACTTGAACCAGGAGCCAGAAACCGCGAAAAAATATATCGGCTTCCTACCGCAAACACCACCGCTTTACAGCGATTTAACGATCGATGAATACCTTTCTTACTGCGCCGAGTTGCGATTTATGAATAAGGGTAGCATTAAGCAGGCCGTGGAAGAAGTAAAAGAACGTTGCGGGATATCGCATTTCAGTAGCCGGTTGATAAAAAATCTTTCCGGTGGATACCGCCAGCGCGTGGGTATTGCCCAAGCCATTATCCATAAACCCAAACTCGTGGTACTGGATGAACCTACCAATGGCCTCGATCCTAATCAATTGTTGGAAGCAAGGAAACTGATCAAGGAAATAGCGCAAGACCATGCCGTGCTTTTATCCTCGCATATCCTTTCGGAGATCAACCTGCTTTGTAAAGATATCATCATGATAGAATCCGGGAAGATCATTTTTTCTGATACGATGGATGCGTTCGATAACTACATGCAGCCACAGCGGGTTATCCTGAAGCTGGAAAATCCGCCGATGAAAGAGGAGATACTGAAGATCCCCGGCGTTACCGGGGTCACGTCTTTGAATAGCAAAGAGCTGGCAATTGAATTTGACGGCGACCTTGAAATATCTGAAAGATTGGTGGCCTCAAGTGTTGCAAACAATTGGCGGCTCAGGGAGCTTAGAGTTGAAAAAAGATTACTGGATGATACATTCAAACTTCTTTCTGCTACCAACTCCTAA
- a CDS encoding Gldg family protein: MNIIFKIARNEFRNLFYSPVAWFLMIVFLVQCSIVFTGLLYPIAHFQDIRIENDPNFRNWGDLNSFTRIFFTDPGALFTHILRNLYLFVPLLTMGLISREINNGTVKLLYSSPVTVRQIVFGKYLAVVLYNLMLLGIMVVFMIVAALVTNSIEYGILASAALGFFLLICAYSAIGLFMSSLSNYQIVSVISTFTIILILTYINGLWQKYDFIRDLTWFLSMLGRTDKMLVGLLTTKDVIYFLVVIFMFVSFTLIKLESGRSSRPWYKNAAAYITVAAIGLAIGYASSRPRFTGYWDTTSTGANTIHPRVQKIIKDLGKEEPLEVTLYVNLMDPGAPRAFPENRNAYLDYLWEKYVRFKPNITFKYKYYYDYEEAIMGPELYRRFPNKSVQQIAEKLADLYEIPLSDFMTPEEMKKELNLRPENLKCVMQLEYKGRKVFLRTFPDTEFWPNDMNVAAALKYLVRKEAPKVVFITGNLERSAFKSGEREYGGNTAEKGNRNSLINLGFTIDSVSLESNDIPKDAAMVVLADPKVELSPVVTTKIKDYINGGGNMFILGEPKKQGVLNPVLKSLGVALMPGNIVQLSKNEMPNMVIPYLTDAGNELSDDNLLHKVRRMREQKKNDPGLEFFGADTAAVLMPGVTGISYVSDSAFKIAPLTVTWDRTWLKMGPLVVDSVPPVFNPAEGDVKGGFPTSIQLTRQINGKEQRIIVCGDADFGSNLRSYQSYFSISAFSWLNENDYPVYTPVSPFTDNLLLIGGKVAATIKIIFVWVLPAILLLIGTVLLIRRKRK, from the coding sequence ATGAATATCATCTTCAAGATAGCAAGGAATGAATTTCGTAACCTTTTCTATTCCCCGGTCGCCTGGTTTTTAATGATCGTATTTTTAGTGCAATGCTCGATAGTCTTCACCGGCTTACTGTATCCTATTGCACATTTTCAGGATATACGCATTGAGAACGATCCCAACTTTAGGAATTGGGGTGATTTAAACTCATTCACACGCATATTTTTCACCGATCCCGGCGCTTTATTTACGCACATATTGAGGAATTTATACCTGTTTGTTCCGTTACTGACCATGGGGCTCATCAGCAGGGAAATTAACAATGGTACGGTTAAACTATTGTATTCTTCCCCTGTAACTGTAAGGCAAATCGTTTTTGGTAAGTACTTGGCAGTTGTATTATATAATTTGATGCTGCTGGGTATTATGGTTGTTTTCATGATAGTTGCGGCCTTGGTTACCAACTCGATCGAATACGGGATACTGGCATCTGCCGCGCTCGGGTTTTTCCTGCTGATCTGCGCCTACTCTGCTATAGGTCTCTTTATGAGTAGCCTCTCCAATTACCAGATCGTATCTGTTATCAGCACCTTTACAATTATTTTGATACTTACCTATATCAACGGGCTATGGCAGAAATATGATTTTATTCGCGACCTCACCTGGTTCCTTTCCATGTTGGGACGTACAGATAAGATGCTAGTGGGATTACTGACCACGAAAGATGTGATTTACTTCTTAGTAGTCATATTCATGTTCGTGAGTTTTACATTGATCAAGTTGGAGTCGGGAAGGTCATCAAGACCATGGTATAAGAATGCGGCGGCCTATATAACGGTGGCTGCTATCGGTTTGGCCATTGGTTATGCAAGCTCACGCCCGCGTTTTACTGGCTATTGGGACACCACGTCTACTGGCGCTAATACGATACATCCGAGAGTGCAAAAAATCATTAAAGATTTAGGTAAAGAAGAGCCGCTGGAAGTAACCTTATACGTGAACCTTATGGATCCCGGCGCTCCAAGAGCATTCCCTGAAAACCGGAATGCGTATCTCGATTATTTATGGGAAAAGTATGTTCGTTTTAAACCCAATATTACATTTAAATACAAATATTATTACGATTACGAGGAAGCGATCATGGGGCCGGAGCTATACCGCAGGTTTCCCAACAAGAGTGTTCAACAGATCGCTGAAAAATTAGCAGATCTATACGAAATTCCGTTATCCGATTTTATGACACCGGAAGAAATGAAAAAGGAACTGAATTTGAGACCTGAAAACCTGAAGTGTGTCATGCAACTCGAATACAAGGGGCGCAAGGTATTTCTACGCACCTTCCCTGATACGGAGTTTTGGCCCAATGATATGAACGTTGCCGCGGCGTTAAAATACTTGGTACGGAAAGAGGCGCCGAAAGTAGTATTCATAACCGGGAACCTGGAAAGATCCGCCTTTAAATCCGGTGAAAGGGAATACGGGGGAAATACGGCAGAAAAAGGCAATAGGAATTCGTTGATCAATCTAGGCTTTACCATCGATTCTGTTTCACTTGAAAGTAATGACATTCCAAAGGATGCGGCCATGGTAGTACTTGCCGATCCGAAAGTGGAATTAAGTCCCGTTGTAACTACTAAAATTAAAGATTATATCAACGGGGGAGGAAACATGTTCATACTGGGTGAACCTAAGAAGCAAGGCGTACTCAACCCTGTTTTAAAATCGCTCGGGGTAGCGCTAATGCCCGGCAATATAGTGCAGTTAAGCAAAAATGAGATGCCGAATATGGTCATCCCTTACTTAACCGATGCCGGTAATGAATTATCAGATGATAATTTACTGCATAAAGTCAGGAGGATGAGGGAACAGAAAAAGAACGACCCGGGGCTAGAATTCTTCGGAGCAGATACGGCTGCTGTACTGATGCCGGGTGTTACAGGTATTTCTTATGTCTCCGACAGCGCTTTCAAAATTGCGCCTTTAACAGTAACCTGGGATAGGACCTGGTTAAAGATGGGGCCACTGGTGGTAGATTCTGTGCCGCCTGTATTTAACCCGGCTGAAGGTGATGTAAAAGGCGGCTTCCCGACCTCTATACAACTTACCCGGCAGATAAACGGGAAAGAACAACGTATTATCGTTTGTGGGGATGCAGATTTTGGAAGTAACCTTAGAAGTTACCAGTCCTATTTTTCGATCTCCGCATTTAGCTGGCTGAATGAAAACGATTATCCAGTTTATACCCCTGTAAGCCCATTCACCGACAACCTGTTGTTGATCGGGGGGAAAGTTGCGGCTACCATCAAGATCATCTTCGTGTGGGTATTACCGGCAATCTTATTGTTGATAGGAACTGTATTGCTCATCAGGAGAAAAAGAAAATAG